One genomic window of Deinococcus planocerae includes the following:
- a CDS encoding alpha/beta fold hydrolase yields the protein MGGRNLAYLEVSPSHPRANVLFLAWLGGSRLGWEGVVGEIGQEDRALAPDHRDTGDSDPFEDAFTLADLADDAAEFLREVAAAPAFVVGLSMGGMVAQHLALRHPDLVRGLVLVSTTPGGADTTPATERGRAALFLPADMEARERARQALTLMTHDGFIEANPGLLDLAARHAERHPMSEESFKRQFRAIRAHDITQGLARLNVPTLVLHGELDDLIPLPNAERLAAGIPGAQLRVYPGTGHMPHLERPQEFLSDLRGFLQEQTG from the coding sequence GTGGGGGGTAGAAACCTCGCCTATCTGGAGGTTTCTCCGTCTCATCCGCGCGCCAACGTCCTCTTCCTCGCGTGGCTGGGCGGCTCGCGGCTGGGGTGGGAGGGGGTGGTGGGGGAGATCGGGCAGGAAGACCGCGCCCTCGCCCCCGACCACCGCGATACCGGCGACTCCGACCCCTTCGAGGACGCTTTCACGCTCGCCGACCTCGCCGATGACGCCGCCGAGTTTCTGCGGGAGGTGGCCGCCGCGCCCGCCTTCGTCGTTGGGCTGAGCATGGGAGGGATGGTCGCGCAGCACCTCGCGCTGCGGCACCCGGACCTCGTGCGCGGGTTGGTGCTCGTCTCCACGACGCCTGGTGGGGCGGACACGACTCCGGCCACCGAGCGGGGGCGTGCGGCCCTCTTCCTGCCCGCCGACATGGAAGCGCGGGAACGGGCGCGGCAGGCGCTGACGCTGATGACGCACGACGGGTTCATCGAAGCCAATCCTGGACTGCTCGACCTCGCCGCCCGCCACGCCGAGCGCCATCCCATGAGCGAGGAGAGCTTCAAGCGGCAGTTCCGGGCGATCCGGGCGCACGACATCACGCAAGGGCTCGCCCGCCTCAACGTCCCCACCCTCGTGCTGCACGGCGAATTGGACGACCTGATCCCCCTGCCGAACGCCGAGCGGCTGGCGGCAGGTATCCCCGGTGCCCAGTTGCGCGTCTACCCGGGAACCGGGCACATGCCGCACCTCGAACGCCCGCAGGAGTTTCTGTCGGACCTGCGCGGGTTTTTGCAAGAACAGACAGGTTAA
- a CDS encoding MaoC family dehydratase: MTALPLPDLRSRIGQEIALSDWVTVTQEMVNRFADATGDHQFIHVDPERAAQTPFGGPIAHGFLTLSLLAGHFMTHGGSPRLEGARMVVNYGLNRVRFISPVPVGSRLRNRGTLVGVEDGSGYAQLTVANTIEIEGSERPAATAETVMRVYL; the protein is encoded by the coding sequence ATGACCGCCCTTCCCCTTCCCGACCTCCGCTCCCGCATCGGCCAGGAGATCGCCTTATCTGACTGGGTGACTGTCACGCAGGAGATGGTCAACAGGTTTGCGGACGCGACCGGCGACCACCAGTTCATCCACGTGGACCCCGAGCGGGCGGCGCAGACCCCTTTCGGCGGACCCATCGCGCACGGCTTCCTGACCCTCTCGCTGCTGGCGGGGCACTTCATGACCCACGGCGGCTCTCCCCGGCTGGAGGGGGCGCGGATGGTCGTGAACTACGGCCTCAACCGCGTGCGCTTCATCTCGCCCGTGCCCGTGGGAAGTCGCCTGCGCAACCGTGGAACGCTGGTCGGCGTGGAGGACGGCAGCGGCTACGCCCAGCTCACCGTCGCCAACACCATCGAGATCGAGGGCAGTGAAAGACCCGCGGCGACGGCGGAGACGGTGATGCGGGTGTACCTATGA
- a CDS encoding acyl-CoA dehydrogenase yields MAPFLSRRDLQFQLYEVLDTASLPTRPRFAEHSREVYDDVLGLAYNVADKYFANHAREADLNEPHIEGGKVKLVPAAAQAMKAFREAGFFSAHADEELGGLGLPNVVAQAMHAHFKGANIGTSSYPFLTIGNANLQRVFASPEQQQKYMLPLLEGRWFGTMALSEPHAGSGLADIRTTATPRGDGTYAVTGTKMWISAGEHELSENIIHLVLARIRGGPSGVKGISLFIVPRYRVNEDGSVGESNNVVLAGLNHKMGYRGTTNTLLNYGEGGETVGELIGEPGQGLRYMFHMMNGARIGVGMGAVMQGYAGYLASLEYARDRRQGRHASNKDPGSEPVAIIEHADVRRLLLRQKSFVEGGLALGLYAAHLEDEIETGPEEARRDNELLLDLLTPIVKSWPSKYSQEALSDAIQVMGGAGYTRDYPVEMYYRDNRLNPIHEGTEGIQGNDLLGRKVSQAGGRGLQVLLEKMQADLRASEGLEGLDEIRTALHQAVAQSTGALRAILTQAPELGPDLFLANANSALEMFGHTVVGWMWLRQAIAAARQLPGARGDDADFYRGKLQAARFFATHELPKVQAHADLLASADRTTFEMQGAWF; encoded by the coding sequence ATGGCCCCCTTCCTGTCCCGCCGCGACCTGCAATTCCAGCTCTACGAGGTGCTCGACACCGCCTCCCTGCCCACGCGACCCCGCTTTGCCGAGCACTCGCGCGAGGTGTACGACGACGTATTGGGCCTCGCCTACAACGTCGCCGACAAGTATTTCGCCAACCACGCCCGCGAGGCGGACCTGAACGAGCCGCATATCGAAGGCGGGAAGGTCAAACTCGTTCCCGCCGCCGCCCAGGCGATGAAGGCCTTCCGCGAGGCGGGCTTTTTCAGCGCCCACGCCGACGAGGAGCTGGGCGGGCTGGGGCTGCCCAACGTGGTCGCGCAGGCCATGCACGCCCACTTCAAGGGGGCGAACATCGGCACGAGCAGCTACCCCTTCCTGACCATCGGCAACGCCAACCTGCAACGCGTTTTCGCCTCGCCCGAGCAGCAGCAGAAATACATGCTCCCCCTCCTCGAAGGCCGCTGGTTCGGCACGATGGCCCTCTCCGAGCCGCACGCGGGGTCGGGCCTGGCGGACATCCGCACCACCGCCACACCGAGGGGAGACGGCACGTACGCGGTCACCGGCACGAAGATGTGGATCTCGGCGGGCGAGCACGAGCTGTCGGAAAACATCATCCACCTCGTCCTGGCGCGCATCAGGGGCGGTCCCTCGGGCGTGAAGGGCATCTCCCTCTTCATCGTGCCGAGATACCGGGTGAACGAGGACGGCAGTGTCGGCGAGTCCAACAACGTCGTCCTGGCGGGCCTGAATCACAAGATGGGCTACCGGGGCACGACGAACACGCTGCTCAACTACGGGGAGGGCGGCGAGACGGTCGGGGAGCTGATCGGGGAGCCCGGCCAGGGCCTGCGGTACATGTTCCACATGATGAACGGAGCCCGCATCGGCGTCGGCATGGGCGCCGTCATGCAGGGGTACGCGGGGTACCTCGCCAGCCTGGAGTACGCCCGTGACCGGCGTCAGGGGCGGCACGCGAGCAACAAGGACCCGGGGAGCGAACCCGTCGCCATCATCGAACACGCCGACGTGCGGCGCCTCCTGCTGCGGCAGAAGAGCTTCGTGGAGGGTGGCCTCGCGCTCGGCCTGTACGCCGCCCACCTGGAGGACGAGATCGAGACCGGGCCGGAGGAGGCGAGGCGGGACAACGAACTCCTCCTCGACCTGCTCACGCCCATCGTCAAGAGCTGGCCCAGCAAGTACAGCCAGGAGGCGCTGAGCGACGCGATCCAGGTCATGGGCGGCGCTGGGTACACCCGTGACTACCCGGTCGAGATGTACTACCGCGATAACCGCCTCAACCCCATTCACGAGGGCACGGAAGGGATTCAGGGCAACGACCTCCTGGGCCGCAAGGTGTCGCAGGCGGGCGGGCGGGGGCTTCAGGTGCTGCTCGAAAAGATGCAGGCCGACCTGCGGGCGTCCGAGGGCCTGGAGGGACTCGACGAGATTCGCACGGCGCTGCACCAGGCCGTTGCTCAGAGCACCGGGGCGTTGCGGGCCATCCTCACCCAGGCCCCTGAACTCGGCCCCGACCTCTTCCTGGCGAATGCGAACAGCGCCCTGGAGATGTTCGGGCACACCGTCGTCGGCTGGATGTGGCTGCGGCAGGCCATCGCCGCCGCCCGCCAGCTCCCCGGGGCGCGGGGCGACGACGCCGACTTCTACCGGGGCAAGCTCCAGGCCGCCCGCTTCTTCGCCACCCACGAACTGCCGAAGGTGCAGGCGCACGCGGACCTGCTGGCAAGCGCGGACAGGACGACGTTCGAGATGCAGGGGGCGTGGTTTTAG
- a CDS encoding PaaI family thioesterase — protein sequence MTTLDGTDAIAFAQSVLDSQPFSVLVGARVEEMSPAGVVVRVPFRQEITQHHGFAHGGVQAALADIALTFMGAAALGPSVLTSEFKINFVKPGVGEALVARGSVLSAGKRQAVTRCDIFAVQGDEERLVATALGTIVTADVPPAGGGT from the coding sequence ATGACGACGCTCGACGGAACCGACGCGATTGCCTTTGCCCAGAGTGTCCTCGACTCCCAGCCCTTCAGCGTGCTTGTGGGAGCCAGGGTCGAGGAAATGTCGCCTGCGGGCGTGGTCGTGCGGGTGCCCTTCCGGCAGGAGATCACCCAGCACCACGGCTTCGCGCACGGGGGCGTGCAGGCGGCGCTGGCCGACATCGCCCTCACCTTCATGGGGGCGGCGGCGCTGGGGCCGAGTGTGCTGACCTCCGAGTTCAAAATCAACTTCGTGAAGCCTGGCGTCGGTGAGGCGCTCGTCGCTCGGGGCAGCGTGCTCAGCGCCGGGAAGCGGCAGGCCGTCACCCGCTGCGACATCTTCGCCGTGCAGGGAGACGAGGAGCGGCTGGTCGCCACCGCACTCGGCACCATCGTCACGGCGGACGTGCCTCCGGCGGGGGGAGGGACGTGA
- a CDS encoding SDR family oxidoreductase: protein MALKELFDLTGKVALITGGSRGLGLQIAEGLGEYGATVVLTARKGNELDEAKAHLEGLGIKAHVYQNDLSQFETIEPLVERIVSEVGPIHILVNNAGATWGAPAEEHPFEAWLKVINLNVNGLFLLTQAVGKRCMIPARAGRVVNVASVAGLKGNSPRMAGTVAYNTSKGAVVNLTRALASEWAKYDITVNSICPGYFPTKMTKGTIAYGEETILGSTPLGRLGGPEDLKGLALLLSSDASAYMTGQNIAVDGGVTAI, encoded by the coding sequence ATGGCACTCAAGGAACTCTTCGACCTGACCGGCAAAGTCGCCCTGATCACCGGGGGCTCGCGCGGCCTCGGCCTGCAAATCGCGGAGGGGCTGGGCGAGTACGGCGCGACCGTCGTCCTGACCGCCCGCAAGGGGAACGAACTCGACGAGGCGAAGGCCCACCTGGAGGGCCTAGGGATCAAGGCCCACGTCTACCAGAACGACCTCTCCCAGTTCGAGACCATCGAGCCCCTCGTGGAGCGCATCGTCTCGGAGGTCGGTCCCATCCACATCCTCGTGAACAACGCCGGGGCCACCTGGGGCGCACCTGCCGAGGAGCACCCCTTCGAGGCGTGGCTGAAGGTGATCAACCTCAACGTCAACGGCCTCTTCCTCCTCACGCAGGCGGTGGGGAAGCGGTGCATGATCCCCGCCCGCGCGGGCCGCGTGGTGAACGTCGCCTCGGTCGCCGGGCTCAAGGGCAACAGCCCGCGCATGGCCGGAACGGTCGCCTACAACACGTCGAAGGGGGCGGTCGTCAACCTCACCCGCGCGCTCGCCTCGGAGTGGGCGAAGTACGACATCACCGTCAACTCGATCTGCCCGGGCTACTTCCCCACCAAGATGACGAAGGGCACCATCGCCTACGGGGAGGAGACCATCCTCGGCAGCACGCCCCTGGGCCGTCTCGGCGGGCCCGAAGACCTCAAGGGCCTCGCCCTGCTGCTCTCCAGCGATGCCAGCGCCTACATGACCGGGCAGAACATCGCGGTGGACGGCGGGGTGACGGCGATTTGA